In a single window of the Cuculus canorus isolate bCucCan1 chromosome 25, bCucCan1.pri, whole genome shotgun sequence genome:
- the TBX21 gene encoding T-box transcription factor TBX21 isoform X1: MGALEPGPGAPRPAAPMLSGAKDPPGPRDAVYYGEGGATPESGPPHLPYGAPGGFGNRFLGPCPPYRAPAPPAAPGEGFAEGGGFGGVPAPLCPRAGPLCALPGYRAAGKVQVMLNNFPLWAKFHKHQTEMIITKQGRRMFPFLSFNLSGLNPVAHYSVCVDVVLVDQHHWRYQGGKWVQCGKAEGNMPGNRLYLHPDSPNTGAHWMRQEVSFGKLKLTNNKGAANNVGQMIVLQSLHKYQPRLHVTEVKEGEGDDGDPSPHTHTFAFPETQFIAVTAYQNADITQLKIDHNPFAKGFRDNFDSMYAASESDRFTPSPPDGAGCQQLLPAPHFQPFLPEQYPLPPGRFFGGERGAALPLPPKDPPRWFFPPQQPPAAAGTLEYGGYDTGYGGGKLVPYGVKPFPLPPAPHPPLPYYPEGPGGAFGVGGGWSPGQFSPKGSPGALGWYRDPREEKEGWNPEPPASGDSSDSGLYECKRRRVSPYPSSTEGSPPPRNGDLYDKDPGADSGYYGFYSN, translated from the exons ATGGGCGCCTTGGAACCGGGTCCCGgagccccccgccccgccgcccctaTGCTCAGCGGTGCCAAGGACCCCCCGGGACCCCGCGACGCCGTTTATTACGGGGAAGGGGGGGCAACACCGGAATCCGGACCCCCCCATCTACCTTACGGAGCTCCCGGGGGCTTCGGGAACCGATTCTTGGGACCCTGTCCCCCTTACCGGGCTCCGGCaccccccgcagcccccggggAGGGGTTCGCCGAAGgaggggggttcgggggggtccCCGCGCCCCTCTGCCCCCGCGCCGGACCCCTCTGCGCCCTCCCCGGGTACCGCGCGGCCGGGAAGGTGCAGGTGATGCTCAACAACTTCCCGCTGTGGGCCAAGTTCCACAAACATCAGACGGAGATGATCATCACCAAACAGGGCAG GCGCATGTTCCCGTTCCTCAGCTTCAACCTCTCGGGGCTCAACCCCGTCGCCCACTACAGCGTCTGCGTAGACGTAGTGTTGGTGGACCAACACCACTGGCGCTACCAGGGCGGCAAATGGGTGCAGTGCGGCAAAGCCGAGGGCAACATGCCAG GGAACCGCCTCTACCTGCACCCCGACTCGCCCAACACCGGAGCGCACTGGATGCGCCAGGAGGTCTCCTTCGGCAAACTCAAGCTCACCAATAACAAAGGCGCAGCCAACAACGTTGGACAG ATGATTGTGCTGCAGTCGCTGCACAAGTACCAACCCCGGCTGCACGTGACGGAGGTGAAGGAGGGCGAGGGCGACGATGGGGACCCCTCGCCGCACACCCACACCTTCGCCTTCCCCGAGACCCAGTTCATCGCCGTCACTGCCTACCAGAACGCCGAC ATCACCCAGCTGAAGATCGACCACAACCCGTTCGCCAAAGGTTTCCGGGACAACTTTGACTC GATGTACGCAGCCTCGGAGAGCGACCGCTTCACCCCATCTCCCCCGGACGGCGCGGggtgccagcagctcctgccagccccCCACTTCCAGCCCTTTCTACCCGAGCAGTACCCGCTGCCCCCCGGGCGCTTCTttgggggggagcggggggctGCGCTGCCCCTGCCCCCCAAGGACCCCCCGCGATGGTTCTTCCCCCCCCAGCAGCCGCCGGCCGCCGCGGGGACGCTGGAATACGGCGGCTACGACACGGGGTACGGGGGGGGCAAGTTGGTGCCCTATGGGGTGAAACCCTTCCCCttgccccctgccccacatccccccctgCCCTACTACCCCGAGGGTCCAgggggggcttttggggtgggggggggctggAGCCCCGGGCAGTTCAGCCCCAAGGGCAGCCCCGGGGCACTGGGCTGGTACCGGGACCCccgggaggagaaggagggctGGAACCCCGAGCCCCCCGCCTCGGGCGACTCCTCGGACTCGGGGCTCTATGAGTGCAAGCGACGGCGGGTGTCCCCGTACCCCTCCAGCACCGAGgggtcccccccaccccgcaaTGGGGACCTCTACGACAAAGACCCAGGCGCCGACAGCGGCTACTACGGCTTCTACAGCAACTGA
- the TBX21 gene encoding T-box transcription factor TBX21 isoform X2: protein MFPFLSFNLSGLNPVAHYSVCVDVVLVDQHHWRYQGGKWVQCGKAEGNMPGNRLYLHPDSPNTGAHWMRQEVSFGKLKLTNNKGAANNVGQMIVLQSLHKYQPRLHVTEVKEGEGDDGDPSPHTHTFAFPETQFIAVTAYQNADITQLKIDHNPFAKGFRDNFDSMYAASESDRFTPSPPDGAGCQQLLPAPHFQPFLPEQYPLPPGRFFGGERGAALPLPPKDPPRWFFPPQQPPAAAGTLEYGGYDTGYGGGKLVPYGVKPFPLPPAPHPPLPYYPEGPGGAFGVGGGWSPGQFSPKGSPGALGWYRDPREEKEGWNPEPPASGDSSDSGLYECKRRRVSPYPSSTEGSPPPRNGDLYDKDPGADSGYYGFYSN from the exons ATGTTCCCGTTCCTCAGCTTCAACCTCTCGGGGCTCAACCCCGTCGCCCACTACAGCGTCTGCGTAGACGTAGTGTTGGTGGACCAACACCACTGGCGCTACCAGGGCGGCAAATGGGTGCAGTGCGGCAAAGCCGAGGGCAACATGCCAG GGAACCGCCTCTACCTGCACCCCGACTCGCCCAACACCGGAGCGCACTGGATGCGCCAGGAGGTCTCCTTCGGCAAACTCAAGCTCACCAATAACAAAGGCGCAGCCAACAACGTTGGACAG ATGATTGTGCTGCAGTCGCTGCACAAGTACCAACCCCGGCTGCACGTGACGGAGGTGAAGGAGGGCGAGGGCGACGATGGGGACCCCTCGCCGCACACCCACACCTTCGCCTTCCCCGAGACCCAGTTCATCGCCGTCACTGCCTACCAGAACGCCGAC ATCACCCAGCTGAAGATCGACCACAACCCGTTCGCCAAAGGTTTCCGGGACAACTTTGACTC GATGTACGCAGCCTCGGAGAGCGACCGCTTCACCCCATCTCCCCCGGACGGCGCGGggtgccagcagctcctgccagccccCCACTTCCAGCCCTTTCTACCCGAGCAGTACCCGCTGCCCCCCGGGCGCTTCTttgggggggagcggggggctGCGCTGCCCCTGCCCCCCAAGGACCCCCCGCGATGGTTCTTCCCCCCCCAGCAGCCGCCGGCCGCCGCGGGGACGCTGGAATACGGCGGCTACGACACGGGGTACGGGGGGGGCAAGTTGGTGCCCTATGGGGTGAAACCCTTCCCCttgccccctgccccacatccccccctgCCCTACTACCCCGAGGGTCCAgggggggcttttggggtgggggggggctggAGCCCCGGGCAGTTCAGCCCCAAGGGCAGCCCCGGGGCACTGGGCTGGTACCGGGACCCccgggaggagaaggagggctGGAACCCCGAGCCCCCCGCCTCGGGCGACTCCTCGGACTCGGGGCTCTATGAGTGCAAGCGACGGCGGGTGTCCCCGTACCCCTCCAGCACCGAGgggtcccccccaccccgcaaTGGGGACCTCTACGACAAAGACCCAGGCGCCGACAGCGGCTACTACGGCTTCTACAGCAACTGA